From a single Collibacillus ludicampi genomic region:
- a CDS encoding KH domain-containing protein, which translates to MKELVEIIARELVDHPENVRVREVIQDMNVVYELSVHPSDMGKVIGKQGRIAKAMRTVVSAAAMQQNKRATIEIV; encoded by the coding sequence ATGAAAGAGCTCGTTGAAATCATTGCCCGTGAGCTTGTGGATCATCCTGAAAATGTTCGGGTGCGTGAGGTCATTCAAGATATGAACGTGGTATACGAATTGTCTGTTCATCCATCCGACATGGGGAAGGTAATCGGCAAGCAGGGCCGGATTGCGAAAGCGATGCGTACGGTCGTTTCGGCGGCCGCCATGCAGCAAAATAAGCGTGCCACGATTGAGATCGTATGA
- a CDS encoding NAD(P)/FAD-dependent oxidoreductase, producing MLDVLIIGGGPAGMAASIWCKRLGLRSLLLERRAELGGQLFSINNPVIDYPGISVQTGRELVPYFLSHVHELGCSYRCNVTVMEIAVARKTVVTAEETFTAHSLILAMGSRERRLNVPGEKEMIARGEVYSASRDFHKFQGKQVAVIGGGDRALEGAWLLAEAGARVELIHRSSLFRARPEFRERVFAHPRIRIHRDTIVKRIIGESRVQAVEIRQTSHPSRLEIVPADAVFVRIGVEPNRELVQGQVQCDTDGYIITNEDGETSVKDVFAIGDLCVRPLFSSISLSVGQAARAVKRISANIFRLPS from the coding sequence ATGCTGGATGTGCTCATTATTGGAGGGGGGCCTGCCGGAATGGCTGCGTCCATCTGGTGTAAACGGCTGGGGCTTCGCAGTCTTTTATTGGAACGTCGGGCGGAACTGGGCGGACAATTGTTTTCGATCAACAATCCGGTTATCGATTACCCGGGGATTTCAGTACAAACGGGCCGTGAATTGGTTCCTTATTTTCTTTCACATGTGCACGAACTTGGATGCAGTTACAGATGCAATGTAACGGTTATGGAGATCGCCGTTGCCAGGAAAACGGTCGTGACAGCCGAAGAGACTTTCACCGCGCATTCATTGATTCTGGCGATGGGAAGCCGGGAACGCCGCTTAAATGTTCCTGGAGAAAAAGAAATGATCGCACGTGGAGAAGTCTATTCTGCCAGTCGGGATTTTCATAAATTTCAAGGAAAACAAGTGGCTGTCATCGGCGGGGGAGACCGTGCGTTGGAAGGTGCATGGCTACTGGCGGAAGCGGGCGCCCGCGTCGAACTGATCCATCGTTCCTCTCTGTTTCGTGCAAGGCCCGAATTTCGCGAACGAGTATTTGCGCATCCGAGGATCCGGATCCATAGAGATACGATTGTGAAGCGAATTATTGGAGAATCGCGTGTACAGGCGGTCGAAATCCGGCAAACGTCTCATCCCTCCCGGTTGGAAATCGTACCGGCAGATGCCGTTTTTGTTCGCATCGGCGTCGAACCGAATCGGGAATTGGTACAAGGCCAAGTGCAGTGCGATACCGATGGTTACATCATCACAAACGAAGACGGGGAAACGAGTGTCAAAGATGTTTTCGCCATCGGTGACCTTTGTGTACGCCCGCTTTTTTCAAGTATTTCTTTATCAGTAGGACAGGCGGCCAGAGCGGTGAAGAGAATATCGGCCAACATCTTCCGCCTGCCTTCCTAA
- a CDS encoding DUF1540 domain-containing protein, whose amino-acid sequence MATEVRCTVSNCTYWAAENRCAADAILVEIDQHTQNYKLEIGEMGVPEHHDHAVNSSMTCCHTFKPKK is encoded by the coding sequence ATGGCGACAGAAGTTCGCTGTACTGTAAGTAACTGTACTTATTGGGCTGCTGAAAATAGATGTGCTGCCGATGCCATTCTCGTCGAGATCGACCAACATACACAAAATTATAAACTTGAAATCGGTGAGATGGGCGTCCCGGAACATCACGATCATGCGGTTAACAGTTCGATGACTTGTTGCCATACGTTTAAACCTAAAAAATAA
- a CDS encoding YlqD family protein, giving the protein MDKITIRQPVMVKFIVTEQTKQLIVRELQQAITNVGVELDQLEFHAKRALEEAKKQGLHAVEAVQQQIESERKARLERREQLMAHLTQIQQAELGSELPHGQVETTIEVKVGDSWEDIMRGGEIVLKDGIVHEIRRVGGAH; this is encoded by the coding sequence ATGGATAAAATCACGATCCGCCAACCCGTCATGGTCAAGTTTATCGTAACGGAACAGACCAAACAGTTGATCGTTCGCGAACTGCAACAGGCGATCACGAACGTTGGGGTAGAACTTGATCAACTCGAATTTCATGCGAAGCGAGCGCTGGAGGAAGCCAAGAAACAGGGGCTCCATGCAGTAGAGGCTGTTCAGCAACAGATCGAAAGTGAACGAAAGGCACGTTTGGAGCGGCGTGAACAACTGATGGCACATTTGACACAGATCCAACAAGCCGAGTTGGGGAGCGAATTACCGCATGGACAGGTGGAAACGACGATTGAAGTAAAAGTCGGTGATTCTTGGGAGGATATTATGAGAGGTGGAGAGATTGTACTAAAAGACGGGATCGTACACGAGATTCGTCGGGTAGGTGGTGCACATTGA
- a CDS encoding SDR family oxidoreductase produces the protein MRRSVLITGSATGLGSAIAYRLAEQGHRIILNYRTSAEACLQLQNKIQATHTECHIVQADVSYFEEAERLIRESIERFGTIDILIHCAGPFLYQRQRATDMDISDWKYMIDSNLSSAFYLSKLVIPYMRKQGFGRIITFGFDGAEQARGWRYRSAYAAAKVGLVSFTRTLALEERHNGITVNMVCPGDIRGKWKETFLDEYLQTHDRIGRISMADDITRTVQFLIDEHADYVTGNVIQLNGGIDTVILTDEITKNDVLDPVQFSPGEEVYVYPWNSRGLVEQVSRQKNDLTLYTVRTLDRNKTGRFTYFHLEKVNPK, from the coding sequence ATGAGAAGGAGTGTTCTCATAACAGGAAGCGCCACGGGGCTCGGCTCCGCCATCGCTTACCGCCTCGCGGAACAAGGTCACCGTATCATCCTGAATTACCGCACGTCTGCGGAAGCATGTCTGCAGCTGCAAAACAAAATTCAAGCGACCCATACGGAATGTCATATCGTTCAGGCGGATGTTTCGTACTTTGAAGAGGCAGAACGTTTGATCCGTGAGTCTATCGAACGATTTGGAACAATCGATATCTTGATTCACTGCGCAGGCCCGTTTTTGTATCAACGTCAACGGGCAACCGATATGGATATCAGCGATTGGAAGTATATGATCGACAGTAATTTATCGAGCGCATTTTACCTAAGTAAGCTTGTGATCCCTTACATGCGCAAGCAAGGATTTGGCCGTATCATCACATTCGGATTTGACGGCGCTGAACAAGCGCGTGGCTGGCGTTATCGCAGCGCATACGCAGCTGCAAAAGTCGGACTCGTCTCATTCACGAGAACGCTCGCACTCGAAGAAAGACATAATGGAATTACAGTCAATATGGTGTGTCCGGGGGATATAAGGGGGAAGTGGAAAGAAACGTTTTTGGATGAATATCTGCAAACGCATGATCGCATCGGACGCATCAGTATGGCAGACGATATTACGCGCACCGTCCAATTTCTCATCGATGAACATGCGGATTACGTGACCGGGAATGTCATTCAACTGAACGGCGGGATCGATACCGTGATTTTGACGGACGAAATCACGAAAAACGATGTGCTCGATCCCGTTCAATTTTCACCGGGAGAAGAAGTATATGTGTACCCTTGGAACAGCAGAGGGCTCGTCGAACAAGTGAGCCGTCAAAAGAACGATCTCACCCTTTACACGGTACGGACGCTCGACCGCAATAAAACAGGTCGCTTCACTTATTTTCATTTGGAGAAAGTAAATCCGAAATAA
- the rpsP gene encoding 30S ribosomal protein S16 translates to MAVKIRLKRMGAKKVPFYRVVVSDSRSPRDGRFIEEIGTYNPVTQPAQIHIDEEKAIKWLQNGAQPSDTVRNLFSKTGILKKVHEMKAGK, encoded by the coding sequence GTGGCAGTAAAGATTCGTCTCAAGCGGATGGGTGCAAAGAAGGTACCTTTCTATCGCGTAGTCGTTTCCGATTCCCGTTCTCCGCGTGATGGTCGTTTCATCGAGGAGATCGGTACTTATAATCCGGTTACGCAACCGGCACAAATCCATATCGATGAAGAGAAAGCGATCAAATGGCTTCAGAACGGTGCACAACCGTCTGACACGGTACGCAATCTCTTTAGCAAGACCGGTATTCTGAAAAAGGTTCACGAGATGAAAGCAGGTAAGTAA
- the trmD gene encoding tRNA (guanosine(37)-N1)-methyltransferase TrmD — protein MKIDIVTIFPEMFTGVFSSSMIKRAQDTGAVTIDITDFRKYSPNKHHTVDDTPYGGGGGMVLKPEPIFFAVESLLEKCNSKRPARVILTSPQGEVFSQEKAIELAREEHLVLICGHYEGYDERIRQHLVTDEISIGDYVLTGGELPAMVIVDSIVRLLPGVLGNEQSAENDSFRNGLLEYPQYTRPAEFRGWKVPDVLLSGNHAKIEEWRRKESLRRTLLRRPDLLQKAELNERDQRLLQKVKEEMGNA, from the coding sequence ATGAAGATCGATATCGTAACCATATTTCCGGAAATGTTTACAGGCGTGTTTTCGAGCAGCATGATCAAGCGAGCACAAGATACTGGCGCGGTAACGATCGACATTACCGATTTTCGGAAATATTCGCCTAATAAGCATCATACAGTCGACGATACGCCGTATGGCGGAGGAGGCGGAATGGTTTTAAAGCCGGAGCCGATTTTCTTCGCAGTTGAATCTTTATTGGAGAAGTGTAACTCGAAACGACCGGCTCGTGTGATTTTGACGTCACCCCAAGGTGAAGTCTTTTCACAAGAGAAAGCCATCGAATTGGCGAGAGAAGAACATTTGGTTTTGATATGCGGTCATTATGAGGGATATGATGAACGGATTCGACAACATCTTGTGACGGATGAAATTTCGATCGGCGATTATGTGTTGACAGGGGGCGAACTGCCCGCGATGGTGATCGTCGATTCGATCGTTCGCTTATTGCCGGGCGTACTTGGGAACGAACAGTCAGCAGAGAATGATTCGTTTCGCAACGGTTTATTGGAATATCCTCAATACACCCGCCCCGCAGAGTTTCGCGGCTGGAAAGTCCCGGATGTTCTTCTCTCAGGGAATCATGCAAAAATCGAAGAATGGAGACGAAAAGAATCATTGAGGCGCACTCTTTTGCGGCGTCCCGATTTGTTGCAAAAGGCTGAACTAAATGAGAGGGATCAACGGTTGTTGCAGAAGGTCAAAGAGGAAATGGGAAATGCGTAA
- the rimM gene encoding ribosome maturation factor RimM (Essential for efficient processing of 16S rRNA): MNEQLFTVGSLVNTQGIRGEVRVISRTDFPEKRFAPGAKLLLIHKDFPGPVPLTVETVRKHKNFYLLRFKDHPTINHVEKYKGGELKVPQSELQELPENTYYIFQLVGCEVVTEDGETLGVLKEVLKPGANDVWVVKPPRGKDILLPAIPECILDVDVEKKKITVHIMEGLLE, encoded by the coding sequence TTGAACGAACAACTGTTTACGGTAGGATCACTTGTGAATACGCAGGGGATCCGCGGGGAGGTACGTGTCATCAGCCGGACGGATTTTCCCGAAAAAAGGTTTGCACCGGGTGCAAAGTTGTTGCTGATTCATAAAGATTTTCCCGGGCCTGTGCCTTTGACGGTAGAAACGGTACGGAAACATAAAAATTTTTATCTTCTCCGCTTTAAAGATCATCCAACGATTAACCATGTGGAAAAATACAAAGGTGGAGAGTTAAAAGTTCCTCAATCGGAACTGCAGGAGTTGCCGGAGAATACATATTATATTTTCCAATTGGTCGGTTGTGAGGTTGTTACCGAGGATGGGGAGACGCTCGGGGTTCTGAAAGAGGTTTTGAAACCGGGGGCAAACGATGTATGGGTCGTAAAACCGCCGCGCGGAAAAGATATTTTACTGCCTGCAATTCCAGAGTGTATACTCGATGTGGATGTTGAGAAGAAAAAAATCACAGTTCATATCATGGAAGGTCTGTTGGAATGA